One Lepisosteus oculatus isolate fLepOcu1 chromosome 13, fLepOcu1.hap2, whole genome shotgun sequence genomic region harbors:
- the chmp2ba gene encoding charged multivesicular body protein 2b: MASLFKKKTTDDIIKEQNRELRGTQRQIARDRAALEKQEKQLELEIKKMAKTGNKEACKILAKQLVQLRKQKNRTYAVSSKVTSMSTQTKVMNSQMKMAGAMSTTAKTMQAVNKKMDPQKTLQTMQNFQKENMKMGMTEEMINDTLDEIFDESGDEEESQDIVNQVLDEIGIEISGKMVNAPSAGKNLPSASTSKAATISDEEIERQLKALGVD, encoded by the exons ATGGCTTCTTTATTCAAGAAGAAGACGACAGATG ATATCATAAAAGAACAGAATCGCGAGTTAAGAGGGACCCAGAGACAAATCGCCAGAGACCGGGCAGCTCTGGAGAAACAAGAAAAGCAACTG GAATTGGAGATTAAAAAAATGGCCAAGACGGGGAACAAAGAGGCCTGCAAAATTTTAGCCAAGCAGCTGGTCCAGTTGCGGAAGCAGAAGAACAGGACGTATGCCGTGAGTTCAAAGGTCACCTCGATGTCCACGCAGACCAAGGTCATGAACTCCCAAATGAAGATGGCTGGTGCCATGTCCACAACTGCCAAA ACAATGcaagctgtcaacaaaaaaATGGACCCACAGAAGACTCTGCAGACAATGCAGAACTTCCAGAAAGAGAACATGAAAATGGGAATGACAGAAGAAATGA TCAAcgacaccctggatgagatctttgatGAGTCCGGAGACGAGGAAGAATCCCAGGACATTGTGAACCAGGTGTTGGACGAGATTGGAATTGAAATTTCCGGGAAG ATGGTGAATGCTCCATCAGCAGGCAAAAACCTCCCCTCAGCATCTACCTCCAAAGCAGCCACGATTTCAGACGAAGAGATTGAGAGACAGCTGAAGGCTCTTGGAGTAGATTAA